CACTGACAAAGGATCCAGGTTAGGGGGCAGGAAGATGGCTGAGTCCGGcagtggagggggtgggaaatCTGGAGGAGGCAGGGTGCCCCCAGAGTCCTCATCCGATGAGCTTCCCTCTCCCGCACGAGGGGTCCGGTGGCGCCCAAGCTGTGGAGCAGGCACTGTGATGGGCACTTTATTCTTGGTGGCAGGTGGGACGGGGGCCCTGGCAAGTGAGGGTGGCTCCAGGGGCAGCAGCTGATGTGGGACCCCTTCCAGGACATAGTAGGCAGGGTTATTGAAGCTGTTCTTGAGTGCAGGGGCCGCCACTCCTTCCGGGTCGGTGGTCCCCTCTGGCTTCAACCTGGTTTGGGAGCAGGAAAACAACTTCCAGGACCCAAAGTAAAGGGCAGTGGGTGCAgggggggagctggggagaaggggcAAGGGTCCCGGTCCTAGACTTGTACATGACCTTGAATACGTCACTGACTCACTCTGAGCGCTCGGTTTCATGATCTCTAAAGTTGAAGGGGGGGTGCAGGAGGTAAAACCCCAGCTCCTTTTCCTCACTTGCTCACATCTCAGctcttttatgattttataaCTGAAACCTGAGCTCACCTGGGTGAAATGGGTGAAAAAAGCCTCTGATGAGGGTGACCAAAGGGATCAGAAAAGCCTCCAGAAGTAGGTGGGGACCCTTCTGCAGAATGCTAGCCAGGCTCAGGTTGGTGATCTACCCACAGAACACTGGTTCCCCATGAGACAGGCCCTCAGCATTTAGCCCCAGCTAACTTCAAACCCTCGATTCTCTTGCCTTAGTCTTCCCGGGTGCTGGGAGAGTGGTGTATGCCAAGATGCCCCGGCCCAGGACATTGCTACGTGGGAGGAAGTTCCCTGGCCCATTAGGTTTGGGAAACTTATTAAACAAACTTTAAGTTTCTTTCTTATCCATATTCTCAGAACCTTTGCTAATACTCatgtacataatacataataatGGATGTCTAAAAAGAAGAATCTAGCAAGAAGCATATTTCAAATTTTTGGCCGTGAACCCATTTCCAGTGGGGCCTTTTGTTAGGTACAGCCTTGTAGGGTGGACCCTGAGCCTGGGCCCTCCAAATAACTTCAAGCTGtgtctggttttgtttgcttttttgtttgtttgtttgtttgttttggttgttgcaTTCATTTGTAGCTGAAAATGACTGTGAATACCTAATCCTCCTGTCCCATctcccaaatattgggattataggctttGGTACCATGCCCTAGCTCTAGAACcaatttctacattttttttaaaggcagaattGAGAGAAAACACTGATTGTGTTCCTTCTAACTGGGAGCCACACCTAAGGAGGCCTGGCTGGCCACTGTCACCCTGAGGTGTCAGAGCACTCGAACACCTGGCCGGCCCTGAGAGCCAGGCATAGCAATGGACAGTTAGGGGATAGCAAGTCTCTCCTCTCACCTGGGGTTCAAGGGCTCCTCCCTAGGGGCTGCtcggggtggggctgggggcctGCCAGTTGGTGGTGGCTTTTCAGGCTCCTCAAACAACTTGGACAGTGGACTGGGGGCTTCTGTGGAAGTTGGCTTGCGGCTCCCAGATCTGCCAGAAGTACAAGAAAATGATGTGGAACCGACCAGGAGCTCCCGAGGGTCCCTTCTCGTGGTACTTATCCCTAGCTCACCTGTGTTCCTGGCTGCCCCGGGACACTGACGGAGCCTTGCTCTTGGCTCCTGTCTCATCCTTATCAATGCTGATCCATTCTGGggaaacacagaggaggcaaaCTTAGCAAGGACTTGAGTCCTGGATCCTGAGCATATCAAGTCCCTCCACAGCTACCCTGCAGGGAAGACCCACTCAGTCACAGCTGCAAAGCCTTCTAGTACCACAGGATTCCAACATGCTGCCACCCTGGGTCTGCCCCTCCTACACCTGGCCCACACCACCACATTAGATGCCCCACACCCTGTTGAATGGAGCCCCCACCATAGAGCCGCTCACGGGTGCCCAGGCGCTCTGTGGGCACCCGCACCTTCATGGAGCCACGGATATTGCCTGTCTCCTCTCCACGGTGGGACAGGAAGGTCAGGAACTGCTGGGCCGTGCTGCCAATCATCGACTTGAGTGCAACCACGCACTCCCCTAAGGAGTAGATAGAACAGACCAGCAAACTGCCAGACCTTTCTAGGGTGCTCCCTGGTTTCCTGTACCCCTGGGtacctcctgcccctcaccataGGATTCATAGCCATCCATGGACTTGACTGTGAGCAGGAGGTGCTGGTCCTGCAGGTACTCGATGTCAGCCAGAATTGGCTTAAGCTGAGGAACAGAGAGGCCCAGTGAGGAACACTGCCCTAAATACCCCATCATGCCCTTCCCACGGCGTTCCTGGCCCCACTCACCCCTTACCCTAAGGCTTTTTCATGCTCACTCTTAAAGACACAGCCCTGCACGGCCTTTCACAGCATTTAATATcactataattaattaattttctgtgCCATCAGTGGACAATACTAGACATTTATCAAAGGTTCTGgaagcatttattaaaaaaatgaataaacaaactaCAACTTGGTCCCACAGCTCCCAAAGATACAACTGTCTTTGTCCTTATCcttacgcacacacacacaccttccggCCTGGCTTTCCCTCCCAAGGAGCCCCGCCCGCAGTGTGCTCTGCCTCTTGCCCTCTGCACCCCTCTCTCTACACGTCGGGCCCTTCCTACAGCCTCACCGTGGGCAGCTGGCGGGAGGACCACTGCACTTTGAGGAAATTGATGTTGTCACTGCTCTGAGCATCATTCTCGAAGCTCTTCTTGTACTCTGGGGTGAAGGTGGGAGGACCCGGCTGAGGGGCTGACCACTCTGGGCAGCCTTTGGCATCCCCCTCTCTCCTGGCCCACAGCCAGCAATGGCCCCCTCTGACCTTCCAAGCAGGTAGAATAGAACTCAATGAAGAACTTGGTTCGGCTGGCTGTCTTCACAATGGCCTCGATGCTCTCAAACTCAATGTAGGCCTGGTCTGAGGTCTTAGAGAGCCCTGAGGGGACAAGGGAAGAACTGTAAGCGAAAGGGTGAGGGTGCTGAGCTTCGGACAGAAAACTGGGGGCCCTGGCAGACCTGAAGATAAGGCAAGAAGGAGTTTCCCAGCCCTAAGTCAATAGAGGGACCTATAAACCCAAACCCGGGGCAGAAAGACATGCCAAGCATGAAAGGTTCACATCAGGGGGCATGGGGACCAGAGTGCCTCTAGGCTTGTCTGCCACATCTGCAGGCGTACTCAAAGCGTATGTGtgacagatacagacacacaggtatGTCACACCTCCAATGATGACCTAAGCTCAGACAGCCTCACATATCCTAGGTTCAGAAACCCCCCTGcactcacataaacacatacaaacatgtgtgGTCGGTCAAGCCCATCACATCCCTAGGAGATATTGtatgtgcccccccccacccccgtctccaTATCAGAACAAGCACCTTTCTTGGAGATGAACTGGGAAGTAACTCCAACCTCAAATGTCCCAAACACAGGAGAATGGTCGCTGGTGACGATATCATCAGTGCAACCTGTTCAGGGGGACAGGAACGGGGGCTCAAGAGAACTATCCCTACTCTCTGCCCCGCTTCCCAAAGGAGAGCTGAGGCAGAGTAATGACCACCCAGTGTCTCCCATCAACCTTTCCCAAGGTTCTGACCATAGGAATTGCAGATGATGTGGGTTTCAGGATAGGATTTCCACAGAATCCGGTCACACCACGAAGGCACATTGGTCCGGACCTGGGACAGGAGGGGCAATGTGGTCAGTGCTGTGAGCTGGGAGTCTCAGCATGGGTCCCACCCAGAGCTGACAAAACCCCACTCCTCTTCTGCTCCTGGACCCAGCACCCGCCTTCTTCCTTGGATTCCCAAAATAGCCAACATCACCCCAAAGGCCTCAGGGAAGCCACAGACACTGAAGTAAATTGCAGAGACCCGATCTTTGGCATCCCATCTCCTGACTCCCTGCAACCAGAGGGAGGGTTCCCCCAGTCTGTAGTTTCCACTCACCCCCGTTGGCTTCTGCTTGTGCCAAGCATATGTGTCCCTGGAGCCCCGCTCATAGCGGTAGGTGGGTGGGAAAGATATCTCCTCCTCACCTAAAGAGAGCAGAGGACACACGAAGTCCATGGCTCCAACAACCCAGGCATATTCCCAGCCCCAGGGCCCTCACTGAACACTGCCAGGCCCTCACTCACTGAATCGAAGGAAGACCTTGTGCTTCTCCCGCTCCAGGTTGAGCTGGTCTACCCTGAGCAGGGGCTCAAACTCTCTCCTGCTAATGTAGTTCAGGATCTCCTGGGGTACAGATACAAACGCCGGAGGCTTGCCTCACGAGAAGAACCCGCAAGCTTCCCCTCCCAATGCCCTCCTTTACAGCCACCCGCCGGGCCCTGCTGGCACCTGGATATCCATGTCTAAGCGGTAGTTAAGGTCCCCAAACCAGAAGAGATGAGTGAATCGCAGAGAGATGTCAAAGGCACTGAGCTGCCGATCACCCAAGGAGAGCAGACGCAGAATGTCTAAATAGTTCTGGTTCCGCCTACAGGGGAGGGGCCACGACAGATACCCCGAGTCAGGAAGGAGGGACAACATAAAGGTGAGAAGTCTTTGGGGTCAGGGATGAGGGTCCCTACAGGTAGGGACAAGGCCACGgtcaggcagagacaagaggggtCCTGAGAAGATTTGGGGGATCTCTGGGGACAGGAATGTAGGAAGTCAAGGCCTGGGCAATGGGGAAAGGAATGGGTCTCAGGAGAATGGAGGATAAGAAAAGAGACATGCAGAAGGTGTCTCTCACCGGGTAGTCTTCTCGTTTCCTGAGGTGAGATGGCAATTCACAAAGCCAAAAGAGGTGCCATTGAACATGAAGGAAACACCTACAGCTCCCTTGTTCCCTGTCAGGACAAGAAAAAGAAGACGGCTGAAGAGGGACCATCTAAAGAGGAATCCCAATTGCCCTCTATCCCTCCAAGCAGCATAATCGgcatccttccttccccagaacagacacatgcatgcatgtgcaaacacacacacacacacacacacacacacacacacacacacacacacacacgcacacacacaccttcaccaGGGGTCTCCCTTGGGGCTGGAAAAGATTTAGAATGAGAACATACAAAGAATCCCATATGTGAGAAAACTGAAACCATGCAAAGCGGGGGGACCCTGGAAAAGAGGCAGGAGGCATGCATGAACAGAAGCACGTCGCCCTCGGGCCCACCGGCCCTGCTCACCCAGGGTGTTGGCGATGCCGGTCTTCACACTGGACGTGCTGACATGGCTGATGCGGTTCTCATGCTCTGGCTTGACCAGAACTGCCACCTTGATGTTCCACAGGGACTGCATGGCAATCTATGGAGAGAGTGTGGGGTCATCCCTGCCCCCAGCCAAGGTCCCCACCTGCATTCCCCGTGGCCTATCATCTACACTGTCTTGTCAGTCACGGGCTAGGAAGGCTTGCTATCCCTTTCTAGAGTAAACAAGAAGAACACCCCTTCCTGTGGCATGAATAACTCCTAAAATTCAAGTTCAGTCTCCCAAAGGAAACATCAGGGCTCAGAAGGAAAGTCATGTGACCAGTActccccagggccagccaggaaATCAAGCAGAAAACACAAAGTCTGTGAGAACCAGGGAGCAGGAGAGATAACCCCCTCACCGGGCGGTAATCCAGATCTGTAAGCTCCTTGAGGCCCCCACGCAGCAGATCCAGCCACTCTCTGTCACCCACTGAGTTCTCCTGGGTCCCAAAGACATAGATATCATGGGGTATGGTGACTGTGACCTCATCCAGGGCCTTCCCCAGTCCCTTTGATGTGAACCAAGATGTCACGTTTTTTGGAGGTGGTACACTTcctggaggtggaggggagaCAGCAGGAATTAGAGGGGTGGGGTCATGCCCTGGTCCTGGGccagcctcctcccccaccttAACCCCGGGCCTGACCCATGTTCCAGGTGCCTATGAAGACAGAGATCATGTCCGGCTCATCCTGCTTGGAATGCTTGTTCTTCATGAGCTGCAGGAGCTGGCAGAAGGCTTCTCGCTTCTGGGGGGACagggggagggcggggaggggggcacaGCCTCCAGTCAGGGACAGTAGGCGCTCAGCGATCCTACCCTTCCACAGGGACACCCCGCTTTGTGGCAGGTATGAGAGAAGGACACACCCTGCCAGAAATGCCAGGCCCACACCTCAGGTTCCAGTAGGAAATCTCCTCTGGAGACTCCAGGGGCCCCCAACACCCTGGCACAGGCTGCAACTCACCCGGGCACTGACAAAGATGAAGTCCTTGCGCTGGATCCGATCCTTCTCCTTTTCAAACACAACACCCAGCTTGTTCTGCACACGCTGGGACTTGATGAGCTGGCGGACtaggggggtgagagggggagtcACACAAACCCACGCTGTCAAGCCGCCCACTTccccccctctgccccccccaccccaccccccactcccccaccccgctCACTTCGGTCATGTGTGAAGGTCGTCCAGTCCTCCTGGGAGTCTCGCTGTCTCCTCAGCAGAACCAGCCTCCCGCCCTCCACATCCACACTCAGTGTGAACTTCTGGGACTTCCCAATCTTGGTCAGATCACCCAGTGTCACATCCAGCTTCACCTGTAAGACAGGGGGTGGAGAGGCTGCTGACAAGACCTTCGACAGGAGGGACCCCCTTTGTCGCCAGCCGCCTTTGGCTCCCCCCGTGAGGCCCCACCTGCCATGTACCTCAAAGGCCTGCACGGGGATGGTCTTGGCCTTTCGTGTGGAAGGCTGCAATGGGGCAGGGGGTGCCGTGGAGCTCATGTCCTGCAGGGCCTTCAGGGCCTGGAGGGGGTAGGGAAGAGGTGAGGTGGAGGGACGCGCTGAGGGATGGAGCAGGGCGGGGCAGCACTGATGCTGGGATAAGAGGCTGCAGGGGCGGCAGGTAAGGGCAGGTCAGTCCACCTTCTTCTGGATGCCTGACAGGAAGTCCTTTAGCACAGATAGCTTCAGCACAAGGCTCTCCAGCTCTTGCTCTCCAGTCTGTGGTAAGCtctgagggggggaggggagaataaGGGTGGTACACATGATTCCTAAgcagaagcccccccccccaccgccacccCCACAGCTCCAAGGTATGTCCCACCTCTGGAGGCCTCCCTATAATCTCACCTGCTGCTGCAAAAGGCGGGTCACCATAGGCGAGCTCTGCTGATCAAACACCTTTGACAGGATCTCCAGGCCTGACAGGACCTTGTCCACCTCGCTAGGGGAGACAGAGGGGTCAGAATCCCTCCCCTGACCTTCGCTCAGGGAACACGGCACTGACTGAGTGTGGCACTTCCATCTTCAGTATATAGTAACGGGGTACATGGGAGGAAGTCAAGACACAGCGGATGGCTCACTGTTCACGGTCTGAGACCAGAGTGCGACACGTGGGCTCAGCCAGTACCTGTGCAGCCTCCGGCATGAGGTGACCAGGGTCCGGGTGAGGTGGGGCAGGTTGCTGGCTCCGCCTCGTACAGCCTCCAGGTCCAGCCCGTAGCTGCCCTTCAGGTACTCATGTGACACAGTGCTGAGTCCGTTGGGAGTGCTTGCAGGGGAGATGAAGAGTCAGGGGGGGTCCCGCTGGCTGTCCAAGCACCCCTACTCTACCCAGTACAGCAGGTACTGGGGGCCATCAGAGTGGAATACGCCAGAGTTTCTGCCCTGGAGCTGAGATGGGGTGGGGTCCCTAGGTGGGGCCTGGGCAGGTAAAGGCGGAAACAATTCTCAGAGAGGAGACTTCCTGCTCAGCAGAGGGGGCTGGGAGGGTCTCACCTCTCAGTTGCCGGAGTTGTGGGTGTCTCAGGGGGTTGCAGGGGGCTGCTGGGCCCCACAGGGGCAGAAATGCTGGTCGAGCCAGAGCGCGGGGGTAGGGGgggcttctcctcctccacatctGTGGACAGGGAACAATGGGATAGCAGTTTCGACTCAGTGTTATGTGACAGGGATATGCCGTGCCTGTCAGACTGCCACAGAAAAGAGGGTATCGAGTGGGGCACCATGGTGAGGGGGAAGTGGGACTTCAGGGAGGTGGGGAcggggaggaacagagagaggcaaGGGCCTGGCAAggaagggattttcttttcttctttgcatatatatgtatgtgtgctatgTAAGCGTGTGGATACATGTtagcatgagtatgtgtgtgtggggggggggggctcgagACTAATGTTGCATGCCCCCCTCCATCACACTTCACCTTATTTACACATTGAGGGATTCCCTGCCCATGGCCACCACACCTAACCACCTTTCCGGTGGACCTGGGGATCTGAAATCCACTCTCATCCTAGTACTTATGCGGTacatgctttacccactgagccatctccgcagCCCAAGGAAGGGGATTTTCACGCTGTAAGATGAGCAATACCTGAGGCATCCCGATCGTCTGGTGGGTctggctctctctccccctcGACAGGCAGCAGCAGAGCACACACAAGACCCTGGTTGGGTTGAGCATACAGGCCTATAAGCTCACCCAGGGTCTGGAATCGGCGCACAGGAACACCCTGTGAGGTCTGAAGTGACAAGGATGGCAGGGTCAGCCAGCGGGTCCCCAAGTCTGAGGCTAAACCAAAATCAGAGGTCATGGGTCTGAGCTCTTACCTGCACGGCCAGGAAGTCCTCTCCATCTGGCAGAATgcggtatgtgtgtacatgcttttGGTACCTAGTACAAAGCAGGGACCAGAACCTGTCACCCCCAGGCTGGGGTCTGAATACCAacaatttcttcttcctctttactCCTGCTACCAGGCTCAACCTCTGACCCTCTCTGGATTCTCTAAAACCACTTGTCCAGGCTGCACAGGGTTAATGATGGGGCAGTCAACTTCCGGCCTCTTAGTATTGCCAACAAGAGCAGGAATAACCAggccccccctccccactctcgGACCTACACAGcctccacacccacccaccaaaGGGCCTGAGAAGCAACAGGCAGCTCTTTTGTGGCTTCTACAGCTGTCTAAACAGCCCCTCTGGGCTGTGGTACCAGTCTGGGCCCCCCGCCAGAGTAAAAGTCCTCAGAAGCCTGGTGAGCTCCTATTTGCATGAACGGGCAATGTGCTAACACACATGTAAGGCTCCGTCTGTTTATGTTGGTgtctggctctcctggagctgggTGTGCCGGGGCAGTTTTACAGGGGATTGTGGGGGCATCAACACAGGGCTTTGCTTTCTCTCCTTCTCAAGCATCAGGAAACTGGAATGACCCAAGGGGAATCCCTATGGAAGACTCAGCCTCTAGGAACCCCAAGCCAAGAGGGGTGCTGACAGATGGCGGTAGCAGCTGAGCAGGTAACAGCTGAGCCAGGCACATACTAAGTGGGGGATGGAAGTCTCCATTGGCCTCCACACCTCAAAGAAGTTCTGGGGTCTCTGCCTATgctgggcagaagcaggtgcTGGCTCCAGAGAGGACCAAACATCACAAGGTCATTTTCTCCCTAAAGCTAGCCCCACCTTAGTCAGGGGAGATTACTTTGTGGTGTCGGGATCtgtgtttataataataatagcatCCCGGTAACCAAACCCTGGCTGTGTTATGCATCTCACATAGCTCATTTCATACTCACACTGTAAAGCAGATATTAATATTCCCATTCTCcagataagaaaggaaaaaaatgatttgcccaaggtcacagaacaAATAAAAGGCAGTACTGGCTAGTATCTAGAACCAGGACAGAAGCCAGTTCATCTGTCAGGGCAGGGGTGTGTCTTGATTGTCATTTGTGTACATGTGATGTGTATATATAGGTAAGCATGTATTTGGGAAGCCCACCCACTTCTGATCCCTTCTGCCAGGCTCCTGAAAGctaccccctccccaacacacacatcccTACCCCCTGCCCCAATGCCTTCTCCTGACAATGGAACCAAGATCTCTCTTCACTGGGACAATAGTTCCTCACCCAGACAAGGGCCCCAGCTGTCCCCCACCCACCCGGACAGCTGATCCAGCACCTGCCCCTGTTCCCTCCCTAATTAAGGGATCTGTTTAGAGGTGGCTAGGAGGCAGGACTCTTGGGATTTTCATGGGCGTAAGATGTCTGGCTTTAGTCTCTCCACACTGAGTGGACCGCTGAGTTGTCGCAAAAGCTGAGAATTACTGGACCCCTCCCTCAGCAGGTCAACTGTCTTGGCCAGAGTCCTCAGTGTCTACAATACTAGCCTTTGGACCCCCACAATCCTTTGTTGTCTTAGGTCCTGTCAAATCTGTAGCAGCAGCATCCCTGGCTTCTGTCCACTAAATGTCCACAGCCCCATCCCAAGTGGGACAATCAGAAGTGTGCCCTGTAGGCTGGGCCAGTGTATTCCCAAAGATATCAGAAGAGGGGGGGAAACAGGACAGAGGAAATGGGGTTTCAGAGTGTTCTCACAAGATCTAAACACAGTAGTGCCTGATGCTTCCCACAGAGGCCCATTCAGTGTTGAACTATGGGGCAGGGAGCACTCAGAGAgtacagcactcaagaggcaggagaatctctgtgagttcgaggccagcctggtctccaaagtgagttccaagatagccatgGCTGTTATACATGTCTcaaaagaacctgtctcaaaaaaaaggaagaaagaaagaaagaaagaaagaaagaaagaaagaaagaaagaaagaaagaaaaagaaaggaaagaagagaaaaaagaaagaaagaacactgcaaaacagaaaacagagagtaCACCACTACCACACACAGCTGCCAGGTACAGCCACAGGACCAGGCCCACTCAAAAGACTGCCAAGTCTAGCTTTACACTCAGCACTCATTCATGGCCAGCTAACCAGAGCTCAACCCAAAGCGAAGACTCACTCATTGATTCATGAAATGAAGATGCTGTCCCACACAGCTTCACCCAAGTCCTCCTCTCACCACCCACTATTCCACCCTGCCCCACAACCATATATAGCCGCAAACTCCTAGGAATTGCTGAGCATCAAAACACTGGTCCCTCTGCCCCCTACTGCCCACCACTAAGTGCTTTTAAAAGCACTGCAAACGTGTGGAACATGCATCCTTTCCCTGTGCATCTGGGGCACGGGGGAGTCTAAGCAGGTCTGCCACAGTCTGCAGACATTTCTTCCCATCACACCCACCCTGGGCTTAAGAACTCTGGCCTCAGGCCCCAGAAAGTGCtctcagacagcaggaagtgcTCCCCTGTATCCTTCCTCCACCCAGCCATAAAGTCAAGGTCCCTCTACTCAGGGGTGGAGGCGGGGCTGCAGCCCCACAGCTCCAGTCACCCCACCACCACGATTACCACCAGCACCAGGGAACACTTCGACGTGCACCCGCCCTACTCACAGGACGCAGAGTGCGAAGGCCCCCGCCACGCTCTCGCTGTCTCGCACCAGGAAGCTGCCATCGCGGCCCGCCCGAGCCAGCAGCTCCTCCGCCGCAGCTCGGCTCAGGTCGCGGTGATACCAGGCAGGGGCCGGGCAGCCCAGCGCGCCCCCGGGGCCCGGCGCCCCACACACTGAGGCCATGGCCCGCCGAGGGCTCAGCGCCGCCGATGCCTGCCGCCCCGCGCCATCCGCCCGGGAAAGCTTGGAGTCGAGGCTGGGGCCGTGCCCGGGTCCCGGgcctgagaagccaccagcctgAGCGAGTCCGAGATCGGGGCTCCACGCCCGGCCGCACCGGCCGCCTCGATCTCcgcgcagccgccgccgccagcaGCGCCGGCCCCAacttgaagagaaagaaagaaaagtttgttCAGAGGCggcgggggaggggcaggagcgaAGCTTGGAGCTGGCCGGTCCCCTCCCCCTCTACTCGGCCCAGAGCCCAGGCCGCCCCTGCCCCCAACCTCTCAGCAAGGACGACGATGCCCCCACAGTCC
The nucleotide sequence above comes from Peromyscus maniculatus bairdii isolate BWxNUB_F1_BW_parent chromosome 1, HU_Pman_BW_mat_3.1, whole genome shotgun sequence. Encoded proteins:
- the Inppl1 gene encoding phosphatidylinositol 3,4,5-trisphosphate 5-phosphatase 2 isoform X1, whose translation is MASVCGAPGPGGALGCPAPAWYHRDLSRAAAEELLARAGRDGSFLVRDSESVAGAFALCVLYQKHVHTYRILPDGEDFLAVQTSQGVPVRRFQTLGELIGLYAQPNQGLVCALLLPVEGEREPDPPDDRDASDVEEEKPPLPPRSGSTSISAPVGPSSPLQPPETPTTPATESTPNGLSTVSHEYLKGSYGLDLEAVRGGASNLPHLTRTLVTSCRRLHSEVDKVLSGLEILSKVFDQQSSPMVTRLLQQQSLPQTGEQELESLVLKLSVLKDFLSGIQKKALKALQDMSSTAPPAPLQPSTRKAKTIPVQAFEVKLDVTLGDLTKIGKSQKFTLSVDVEGGRLVLLRRQRDSQEDWTTFTHDRIRQLIKSQRVQNKLGVVFEKEKDRIQRKDFIFVSARKREAFCQLLQLMKNKHSKQDEPDMISVFIGTWNMGSVPPPKNVTSWFTSKGLGKALDEVTVTIPHDIYVFGTQENSVGDREWLDLLRGGLKELTDLDYRPIAMQSLWNIKVAVLVKPEHENRISHVSTSSVKTGIANTLGNKGAVGVSFMFNGTSFGFVNCHLTSGNEKTTRRNQNYLDILRLLSLGDRQLSAFDISLRFTHLFWFGDLNYRLDMDIQEILNYISRREFEPLLRVDQLNLEREKHKVFLRFSEEEISFPPTYRYERGSRDTYAWHKQKPTGVRTNVPSWCDRILWKSYPETHIICNSYGCTDDIVTSDHSPVFGTFEVGVTSQFISKKGLSKTSDQAYIEFESIEAIVKTASRTKFFIEFYSTCLEEYKKSFENDAQSSDNINFLKVQWSSRQLPTLKPILADIEYLQDQHLLLTVKSMDGYESYGECVVALKSMIGSTAQQFLTFLSHRGEETGNIRGSMKVRVPTERLGTRERLYEWISIDKDETGAKSKAPSVSRGSQEHRSGSRKPTSTEAPSPLSKLFEEPEKPPPTGRPPAPPRAAPREEPLNPRLKPEGTTDPEGVAAPALKNSFNNPAYYVLEGVPHQLLPLEPPSLARAPVPPATKNKVPITVPAPQLGRHRTPRAGEGSSSDEDSGGTLPPPDFPPPPLPDSAIFLPPNLDPLSVPVARGRSGGEARGPPPPKAHPRPPLPPGTSPASTFLGEVASGDDRSCSVLQMAKTLSEVDYAPGPGRSALLPSPLELQPPRGPSDYGRPLSFPPPRIRESIQEDLAEEAPCPQGGRASGLGEAGMGAWLRAIGLERYEEGLVHNGWDDLEFLSDITEEDLEEAGVQDPAHKRLLLDTLQLSK
- the Inppl1 gene encoding phosphatidylinositol 3,4,5-trisphosphate 5-phosphatase 2 isoform X2; translation: MASVCGAPGPGGALGCPAPAWYHRDLSRAAAEELLARAGRDGSFLVRDSESVAGAFALCVLYQKHVHTYRILPDGEDFLAVQTSQGVPVRRFQTLGELIGLYAQPNQGLVCALLLPVEGEREPDPPDDRDASDVEEEKPPLPPRSGSTSISAPVGPSSPLQPPETPTTPATESTPNGLSTVSHEYLKGSYGLDLEAVRGGASNLPHLTRTLVTSCRRLHSEVDKVLSGLEILSKVFDQQSSPMVTRLLQQQSLPQTGEQELESLVLKLSVLKDFLSGIQKKALKALQDMSSTAPPAPLQPSTRKAKTIPVQAFEVKLDVTLGDLTKIGKSQKFTLSVDVEGGRLVLLRRQRDSQEDWTTFTHDRIRQLIKSQRVQNKLGVVFEKEKDRIQRKDFIFVSARKREAFCQLLQLMKNKHSKQDEPDMISVFIGTWNMGSVPPPKNVTSWFTSKGLGKALDEVTVTIPHDIYVFGTQENSVGDREWLDLLRGGLKELTDLDYRPIAMQSLWNIKVAVLVKPEHENRISHVSTSSVKTGIANTLGNKGAVGVSFMFNGTSFGFVNCHLTSGNEKTTRRNQNYLDILRLLSLGDRQLSAFDISLRFTHLFWFGDLNYRLDMDIQEILNYISRREFEPLLRVDQLNLEREKHKVFLRFSEEEISFPPTYRYERGSRDTYAWHKQKPTGVRTNVPSWCDRILWKSYPETHIICNSYGCTDDIVTSDHSPVFGTFEVGVTSQFISKKGLSKTSDQAYIEFESIEAIVKTASRTKFFIEFYSTCLEEYKKSFENDAQSSDNINFLKVQWSSRQLPTLKPILADIEYLQDQHLLLTVKSMDGYESYGECVVALKSMIGSTAQQFLTFLSHRGEETGNIRGSMKVRVPTERLGTRERLYEWISIDKDETGAKSKAPSVSRGSQEHRSGSRKPTSTEAPSPLSKLFEEPEKPPPTGRPPAPPRAAPREEPLNPRLKPEGTTDPEGVAAPALKNSFNNPAYYVLEGVPHQLLPLEPPSLARAPVPPATKNKVPITVPAPQLGRHRTPRAGEGSSSDEDSGGTLPPPDFPPPPLPDSAIFLPPNLDPLSVPVARGRSGGEARGPPPPKAHPRPPLPPGTSPASTFLGEVASGDDRSCSVLQMAKTLSEVDYAPGPGRSALLPSPLELQPPRGPSDYGRPLSFPPPRIRESIQEDLAEE